From Equus przewalskii isolate Varuska chromosome 7, EquPr2, whole genome shotgun sequence, one genomic window encodes:
- the SDSL gene encoding serine dehydratase-like isoform X2, producing the protein MEGSLAERAAEEHFHTVTPLLESWALSQVVGTTVFLKCENVQPTGSFKIRGIGHFCQEVAKKGCRHLVCASGGNAGMAAAYAARKLGVPATIVLPEGTSLQVVRRLEGQGAEVQLTGKVWDEANLRALELARRDGWENVSPFDHPLIWEGHASLVRELKAALGTPPGALVLSVGGGGLLVGVLDGLAQVGWQHVPVIAMETRGAHCFNAAVEAGRLVTLPDITSVAKSLGAKTVLARALECTKEFEIFSEVVEDVEAVSAVQRFLDDERMLVEPACGAALAAIYSGLLQRLQAEGRLRPSLASVVVIVCGGNSIDSRELQALKAQLGQS; encoded by the exons ATGGAGGGCTCCCTGGCGGAGCGTGCGGCTGAGGAGCACTTCCACACAGTCACGCCTCTGCTGGAGAGCTGGGCGCTGTCGCAGGTGGTGGGCACGACCGTCTTCCTCAAGTGTGAGAATGTGCAGCCCACCGGCTCCTTCAAGATCCGGGGCATTGGGCATTTCTGCCAGGAG GTGGCCAAGAAGGGATGCAGACACCTGGTGTGCGCCTCAG GGGGCAACGCGGGCATGGCTGCTGCTTATGCTGCTCGGAAGCTGGGCGTCCCCGCCACCATCGTGCTCCCCGAGGGCACCTCTCTGCAGGTcgtgaggaggctggaggggcagggggccgAGGTCCAGCTGACTGGAAAG GTCTGGGACGAGGCCAATCTGAGGGCACTAGAGTTGGCCAGAAGGGACGGCTGGGAGAACGTCTCCCCGTTTGACCACCCTCTGATATG GGAAGGCCATGCCAGCCTGGTGCGGGAGCTGAAGGCAGCGCTGGGGACCCCGCCAGGAGCCCTGGTGCTgtcggtggggggtggggggctcctgGTTGGGGTGTTGGATGGCCTGGCACAGGTGGGCTGGCAGCACGTGCCCGTCATTGCCATGGAGACCCGAGGGGCCCACTGTTTCAATGCTGCCGTCGAGGCGGGCAGGCTAGTCACGCTGCCGGACATCACCAG TGTGGCCAAGTCCCTGGGGGCCAAGACGGTGCTCGCGCGGGCCCTGGAGTGCACGAAGGAGTTCGAGATCTTCTCCGAGGTGGTGGAGGACGTGGAGGCTGTGAGTGCCGTGCAGAGGTTCCTGG ATGACGAGCGTATGCTGGTGGAGCCTGCCTGCGGGGCAGCCTTGGCTGCCATCTACTCAGGCCTCCTGCAGAGGCTCCAGGCCGAGGGCCGCCTGCGCCCCTCCCTGGCCTCGGTCGTGGTCATCGTGTGTGGAGGCAACAGCATTGATAGCCGAGAGCTGCAGGCTCTGAAAGCTCAGCTGGGTCAGAGCTGA
- the SDSL gene encoding serine dehydratase-like isoform X1 codes for MEGSLAERAAEEHFHTVTPLLESWALSQVVGTTVFLKCENVQPTGSFKIRGIGHFCQEVAKKGCRHLVCASAFFPSFRTHGRGNAGMAAAYAARKLGVPATIVLPEGTSLQVVRRLEGQGAEVQLTGKVWDEANLRALELARRDGWENVSPFDHPLIWEGHASLVRELKAALGTPPGALVLSVGGGGLLVGVLDGLAQVGWQHVPVIAMETRGAHCFNAAVEAGRLVTLPDITSVAKSLGAKTVLARALECTKEFEIFSEVVEDVEAVSAVQRFLDDERMLVEPACGAALAAIYSGLLQRLQAEGRLRPSLASVVVIVCGGNSIDSRELQALKAQLGQS; via the exons ATGGAGGGCTCCCTGGCGGAGCGTGCGGCTGAGGAGCACTTCCACACAGTCACGCCTCTGCTGGAGAGCTGGGCGCTGTCGCAGGTGGTGGGCACGACCGTCTTCCTCAAGTGTGAGAATGTGCAGCCCACCGGCTCCTTCAAGATCCGGGGCATTGGGCATTTCTGCCAGGAG GTGGCCAAGAAGGGATGCAGACACCTGGTGTGCGCCTCAG CGTTCTTCCCATCATTCAGGACTCATGGta GGGGCAACGCGGGCATGGCTGCTGCTTATGCTGCTCGGAAGCTGGGCGTCCCCGCCACCATCGTGCTCCCCGAGGGCACCTCTCTGCAGGTcgtgaggaggctggaggggcagggggccgAGGTCCAGCTGACTGGAAAG GTCTGGGACGAGGCCAATCTGAGGGCACTAGAGTTGGCCAGAAGGGACGGCTGGGAGAACGTCTCCCCGTTTGACCACCCTCTGATATG GGAAGGCCATGCCAGCCTGGTGCGGGAGCTGAAGGCAGCGCTGGGGACCCCGCCAGGAGCCCTGGTGCTgtcggtggggggtggggggctcctgGTTGGGGTGTTGGATGGCCTGGCACAGGTGGGCTGGCAGCACGTGCCCGTCATTGCCATGGAGACCCGAGGGGCCCACTGTTTCAATGCTGCCGTCGAGGCGGGCAGGCTAGTCACGCTGCCGGACATCACCAG TGTGGCCAAGTCCCTGGGGGCCAAGACGGTGCTCGCGCGGGCCCTGGAGTGCACGAAGGAGTTCGAGATCTTCTCCGAGGTGGTGGAGGACGTGGAGGCTGTGAGTGCCGTGCAGAGGTTCCTGG ATGACGAGCGTATGCTGGTGGAGCCTGCCTGCGGGGCAGCCTTGGCTGCCATCTACTCAGGCCTCCTGCAGAGGCTCCAGGCCGAGGGCCGCCTGCGCCCCTCCCTGGCCTCGGTCGTGGTCATCGTGTGTGGAGGCAACAGCATTGATAGCCGAGAGCTGCAGGCTCTGAAAGCTCAGCTGGGTCAGAGCTGA